From a single Miscanthus floridulus cultivar M001 chromosome 8, ASM1932011v1, whole genome shotgun sequence genomic region:
- the LOC136471602 gene encoding MEIOTIC F-BOX protein MOF-like isoform X2, with protein sequence MELLCPSAKRRRSEDLAAGEPPPRATEATEAANLGPTTHSEEPPPPPDAGGGGGGGGGGDVDRISSLPDAVLGEIVSLLSTKEAGRTQILASRWRHVWLASPLVIDGRDLCTKPEGLRDDKLFTAVNEALASAVSLILSAHPGPGRRFCVPPHYLHDRPATVDAWLSSPALHNLQELDFWEGKHMTHRD encoded by the exons ATGGAGCTTCTGTGTCCCAGTGCCAAGAGGAGGAGATCCGAGGACCTCGCAGCCGGTGAGCCCCCGCCACGGGCGACGGAAGCCACGGAGGCGGCCAATCTAGGACCTACAACCCACAGCGaggaaccgccgccgccgcctgatgctggtggtggcggtggcggcggcggcggcggtgacgtCGACCGCATCAGCAGTCTCCCCGACGCCGTCCTCGGTGAGATAGTTTCGCTTCTCTCCACCAAGGAAGCCGGTCGCACCCAAATCCTCGCCTCCCGGTGGCGCCACGTCTGGCTTGCCTCTCCTCTCGTCATCGACGGCAGAGACCTCTGCACCAAGCCCGAGGGCCTCCGCGACGATAAGCTGTTTACCGCCGTCAACGAGGCTCTCGCCAGCGCGGTCTCCCTCATCCTCTCCGCCCACCCGGGCCCCGGCCGCCGCTTCTGCGTCCCGCCGCACTATCTCCACGACCGTCCCGCCACCGTGGACGCCTGGCTCAGCTCCCCGGCGCTTCACAACCTCCAGGAGCTTGATTTCTGGGAAGGGAAACATATGACACATAG ggATTAA
- the LOC136471603 gene encoding reticulon-like protein B2 produces the protein MAAPAEETPAAKDTASSPPAAARSRGFWFLGEDKSVHKALGGGKTADVLLWKDKKTSASVVGGATILWVLFEIVEYHLLTLVSHVLIVALTILFLWSNATVFIKKSPPDVPEVQISEDLAVNIALALRADINKALALLREIALGHNLMKFLGVIVALWILSEIGELCDLLRFMYIAVLILHTVPILYHKYQDQVDEFAAKAHSELCKQYKVLDAKVLSKIPRAPPKDKKQN, from the exons ATGGCTGCACCCGCGGAGGAGACGCCCGCCGCCAAGGATACGGCGTcctcgccgccggcggcggcgaggtccCGGGGGTTCTGGTTCCTTGGGGAGGACAAGTCTGTCCACAAGGCTCTCGGCGGGGGTAAAA CTGCTGATGTACTGTTGTGGAAAGACAAGAAGACCTCTGCTTCTGTAGTTGGTGGTGCAACTATCCTATGGGTTCTGTTCGAAATTGTGGAATACCATCTCCTGACCCTGGTTTCTCATGTGCTGATTGTTGCACTGACCATCTTGTTCCTATGGTCCAATGCCACTGTCTTTATCAAAAA GAGTCCTCCTGATGTTCCTGAAGTGCAGATATCTGAAGATCTTGCTGTGAACATTGCGCTAGCATTGCGTGCTGACATCAACAAGGCACTTGCCTTGCTTCGGGAGATTGCTCTGGGCCATAACCTGATGAAGTTCCTAGGC GTGATCGTTGCCCTTTGGATTCTTTCAGAGATCGGAGAGCTCTGCGATCTCCTGAGATTCATGTACATTG CGGTCTTGATCCTCCATACGGTGCCGATATTGTACCACAAGTATCAGGACCAGGTGGACGAGTTCGCTGCAAAGGCACACAGTGAGCTCTGCAAGCAGTACAAGGTCCTGGACGCCAAAGTTCTGAGCAAGATTCCGAGAGCTccaccaaaagataagaaacagaaCTAG
- the LOC136471602 gene encoding F-box/FBD/LRR-repeat protein At1g51370-like isoform X1, protein MELLCPSAKRRRSEDLAAGEPPPRATEATEAANLGPTTHSEEPPPPPDAGGGGGGGGGGDVDRISSLPDAVLGEIVSLLSTKEAGRTQILASRWRHVWLASPLVIDGRDLCTKPEGLRDDKLFTAVNEALASAVSLILSAHPGPGRRFCVPPHYLHDRPATVDAWLSSPALHNLQELDFWEGKHMTHRYDRPYPLAPPPASTFRFSATLRVATLSKCELPDSSVEGIHFPHLKQLGLENVSFSEGSLHTMISSCPVLECLLLNDIFGVGCLRISSNTLRSIGVGTDSNCCRTNLQLLQEVIIVDAPCLERSLCLGSFKPTNLTIISAPKLETLGCLDCYERTRLVFGTIFIQGLKVVSLTTTLSSVKTLAVASYSINLDTVIELMKCFPCLENLYIKSYISGEMNRWRRKHRDFIKSSYIHLKKIVLMYRGVRSQINFASFFLLNARELELMRLEVGNTNYNEAFFAEQYGMLQMEKRASRGAQLHFTNKTCTHRNHVNHVRDLSVANPFECTE, encoded by the exons ATGGAGCTTCTGTGTCCCAGTGCCAAGAGGAGGAGATCCGAGGACCTCGCAGCCGGTGAGCCCCCGCCACGGGCGACGGAAGCCACGGAGGCGGCCAATCTAGGACCTACAACCCACAGCGaggaaccgccgccgccgcctgatgctggtggtggcggtggcggcggcggcggcggtgacgtCGACCGCATCAGCAGTCTCCCCGACGCCGTCCTCGGTGAGATAGTTTCGCTTCTCTCCACCAAGGAAGCCGGTCGCACCCAAATCCTCGCCTCCCGGTGGCGCCACGTCTGGCTTGCCTCTCCTCTCGTCATCGACGGCAGAGACCTCTGCACCAAGCCCGAGGGCCTCCGCGACGATAAGCTGTTTACCGCCGTCAACGAGGCTCTCGCCAGCGCGGTCTCCCTCATCCTCTCCGCCCACCCGGGCCCCGGCCGCCGCTTCTGCGTCCCGCCGCACTATCTCCACGACCGTCCCGCCACCGTGGACGCCTGGCTCAGCTCCCCGGCGCTTCACAACCTCCAGGAGCTTGATTTCTGGGAAGGGAAACATATGACACATAGGTATGATCGCCCGTATCCGTTGGCACCGCCACCTGCCTCTACTTTCCGGTTCTCGGCTACCCTCCGAGTTGCTACCTTGAGCAAATGCGAGCTCCCGGATAGCTCAGTGGAAGGGATTCACTTTCCCCACCTTAAGCAGCTCGGCCTTGAAAATGTCAGCTTCTCCGAGGGCTCACTGCATACCATGATTTCCAGCTGCCCTGTCCTGGAGTGTTTGCTGCTAAACGACATCTTTGGGGTTGGCTGTCTCCGGATTAGTTCCAATACCCTTAGAAGCATCGGTGTCGGCACTGATTCTAATTGTTGTAGGACCAATCTCCAGTTATTACAGGAAGTCATAATTGTCGATGCCCCTTGTCTTGAAAGATCTCTCTGTCTTGGTTCATTCAAGCCAACCAATTTAACTATAATCTCTGCACCTAAACTGGAGACATTAGGCTGTCTTGATTGCTATGAACGTACCAGGCTCGTGTTTGGCACCATATTTATTCAG ggATTAAAAGTTGTAAGCTTGACAACAACATTGAGCAGTGTCAAGACTCTAGCTGTCGCATCATATAGTATTAATCTCGATACGGTTATTGAGTTGATGAAATGCTTTCCATGTCTGGAGAACTTGTACATAAAG TCTTATATTTCAGGAGAAATGAATCGGTGGCGTCGTAAACACAGGGATTTCATTAAAAGCTCTTATATCCATCTCAAGAAAATAGTGTTGATGTATCGAGGCGTCAGATCACAAATCAACTTTGCCTCATTCTTTCTACTGAATGCGAGAGAGTTAGAGTTAatgaggctcgaagttggaaacACAAATTACAATGAGGCTTTTTTTGCAGAACAATATGGGATGCTTCAGATGGAGAAAAGGGCCTCGAGAGGTGCACAGTTACATTTTACAAACAAAACATGTACCCATCGTAATCATGTTAATCATGTCCGTGATTTGTCTGTAGCAAACCCCTTCGAATGTACGGAGTAG